From the genome of Mucilaginibacter paludis DSM 18603:
AAATGGAGTACAAAGGCTGGCCGACGGTTATTTTTTTGCCGGTTGTACGTATAAAAAGCCGCTGTATCCGTCCGGCTATCCGGGCACTCAATTCTTCCGCGGTGTTTTCGTTGGTGCTTACTGTTCCTGTCAGCGTTTTTTCATCGCCCACATTTTCTTCCCGCACCGTGTCAGTTTGTATTCCAGCTAATTGAATCTGGGTAGCGGTTAGCGTGATCTTGTTCATCGCGATGCCCTGATCGCTCGTTACTTCCATTTTAATCAGCTTCATACCACATATAGGGCAATTGCCGGGATGGTCCAGATGAACCTGGGGATGCATGGAACAGGTATAATACGACGCGCCTTGCTCAATAGCTGCTTGCCCGGTTTTTTGTTTACAGGCGATGGTAATCATCATCAACCCAAAGATGAATGATAGCCGGAGTGTTTTTAGGTATATAGAATATTTATTGAAGTTGATCATGGCTTTTGTGTTTTAATAAAACTTTCGCTATCCGTAAGATACTGTGCGTTTGATGCCAGGCTGTCGGTAGCTGATAAGCCGCCGGTAATTTGTATAGCCGTATCGGTAATCCTTCCGGCATTAACCTGGTGCGCCTGGTATAGAGGTCCGTTTTTGAGCCATACCACCTGCGTACGGCCCAAATTAAGCAGGGCCGACCGGGGGATCCACAAGCCCTTTGCCGTGCCGGTTTTAATTTGAGCTTTAACCAGGCTATTCACCATTAACTGATGATCCATGTTATCAAGATAAACGCGGATAGCCACAGTTTTTTCGCCTGACTTTAAAAATGGGTCAATAAAATTAACCTTGCCGTATAATGTTTTGCCGGGCACATCGGGCAAGGTGATTTTTACCTGCTGATTTAATTTTAAACCCGCTACGGCAGATTGATCCACTTTAATAACTGCCCATAAACGGTGCGGGTTAACCACATTAAACAGTACTTGTCCTTTTTCAACATACATACCTTCTTTAATGGATAAGGGCAAGTTGTTGGCATAATCAGATGCCGGTTTGGCTTCTGCCGGGCCTGCCATCTGGCTATGGGGGGCATCATGGATGTGCCCGCTGTAAGGACTGTAAACAGGCAGACTATAAAATGGCTTCCCGGTTTTAATGATATGCTTAAGCTGTGCATCGGTTATGCCGAGCAGGTATAATTTTTGCCTTGCCGAATTGATCAACCCTGTTTCCTGCGGCGAGTGTGTGGTTACGTAAATCAGGTCCTGTTGCGCGGTTACCATATCAGGGCTGTAAATTTCAAAAATTCGCTGGCCCTGGCGGATCTCCTGGAAAGCATATTTAAGGTATAGCTTTTCTATACGGCCCGAAAAATGCGAAGCGATATTGTTAAATGTGCGGGTATCAAAATCCAAATACCCATCAGCTTTAATTTCTGTTGATACTTCCTTCTGCTCAGGCAAAATGGCTGCTATTGTAGATATAACCGACGAGTTTACCGGCTGCAAAACTGTATTTAAACTAATGCCCGAACCCTCGCTGGCCTGGCCTGTTTTTTTAACCAGCGTCATCCCGCATATCGGGCAACTGCCCGGATGATCTTCCGCTATCTGCGGATGCATAGGGCAGGTATATTTTATTTCGCTTTGCGCCTGTACTACTGCAGGCTTTTTATGCTGATCGGAGCAGGAACTGATCAGTATTGTACTGAGCAGCAAGGCGGTTAAAAGGATCCTAATCGTTTTCATTTGATAATTTTTTTGGCGATAATCTTGGTAAGGCTTCCGCCGGTTATTTATTCTCCTTGTTATCACCCGTAGTAATTTCCATCTCCTTTTCATAAGCAACCTGTAACAACAGTAGCTCTTGTAATCGGTCTAAAGCTTCCATCCGGGCCATTTGCAGCGTTTTAATGCCATCCAATACCGAGGGCAGGTCGCCTGTGTTTTGTTCGTATGCCTGCAGCGATGTTTTATAAGCGTTTTGCAAGGCCGGGATAATATTTTGGCGGTAATTAGTTATTTGCTTTTTCTTGCTGGCCATATCGGTTTTTAAACCCGCCAGTTGCCCTTCGGCCTGGTTTAATATATCCAGTTTTTTTTGTTGTAGCTTGGCCACTTCGTAACGGATACCTTTAATGTTGGCTTTATAAGCCTTTGATGACCAGGGTACTATAGGTATAGTTACCGAACCCATTAATACATACTGATTAGCAGCGCCGCCATAACTGATCATGTGGCCTGCCTGCAAGCCAAAATCGGGTTTGCGGGTACTGTATTCCATTTTAGCATTCAGTTGCTGCAATTCAATACTGCGGCCAATGGCCCTGATATCGCTGCGCGATGCCGCCAGCGCCGAGGTATCGGTAAAGCTTAAATCGTAGTTGCTGATGATCACATTGGTATCTACCCTAAAGCGGGTTTGCTTATCCTGGTTCATCAGGGTATTCAGCATGATATTCTTTTGGTTGATGTCGTTGGTCATTTGCTCGCGCGTGTTATCCAACTGGTATAAATCAGCCTTAGCTTTATAGATATTGCTCAACTTCTCTTTACCGTAAGTTAGCCGGATGTTGGCATCCTTGAGCATGTACTCCAGTAAGTTTTGGGTGTATTGCAGTAATGCCAGTTTCTTCTCCAATACCACCCGCTCATAATAATATTGTTTAGCCTGGGCTATCATCTGGTTTTTGAGATAGTTCTGATCTTCTTCCGTAACTTTTGAAATGCCTTTCATGTAGTTTTCTTTGGCGCGGAGCTTGGCCGGGTTGGTAAACATTTGTTCGCCGGTTATCATAAAAGCACCCATATCCGGGTTAAGCTTATAGGGTGTTTGGTATTGGCCCGCGCTGATCTTGGGCGCGTCAAGGCTTTTGGCCCCGCTTGCATAAGCGTTTTCCGCACTCATTTTAGCCTTAAACATTTGCAGGGCCGGGTTGCTGCCAACACGAGCCAACACACTGTCTAAAGGCAGGTTTTGCGCCTTTGCTTTTGTTAGACCAAGCAGGCAAAGTATAATTAGGCTAATGTAAATTTGATTCTTTGTTTTCATGCTCTTATTCATTTACTTCCAATACTTCAAGCCTACCGTATTTTTTCAGTTCATATTCCTTAACCATCAGGAAGATTAAAGGGGTAACCAGTAAAATATGGGTGGACGATGTTAGCACGCCGCCAATCATGGGCAGTACAATAGGGAGCATCACATCGCTGCCGGTGCCGGTGGCCCAAAGTACAGGCACCAGGCCAAACAGGGCTACGCATACCGTCATCAGCTTAGGCCGTAAGCGTTTCACGGCGCCGTTCATTACGTACAAACGCAAATCTTCCCTGGTGATGGTATCGTTAGAATTCCCTTTCAGGGCAACCAACTGCTGCATGGCATCATTTAAGTAGATCACCATCACAATCCCCGTTTCAACTGCTATGCCGAATAAAGCTATAAAGCCAACCGCTACGGCTACCGATAAATGCACGCCGAAGAAGTATACCATATATGCGCCGCCAATTAAAGCGAACGGTATACTGATCAGGCTGAAAAACGCCTCGCGGATGGAGTGAAAAGCAAAATACAAACAGGCGAAAATAATGAGCAGCACAACGGGCAATATCATTTTCAGGGTATGCTCCGCACGGATCAGGTTTTCGTACTGGCCGCTCCACTCGATAAAATAGCCCTTCGGTAAGGTTTTTACCATGTTGTTGAGGCGGCTTTGCGCTTCCTGCACGGTCCCACCCAAATCCCTGTCGCGCACGTTGAATAAAACGGTGCCCCGGAGCAAGGCGTTTTCCGACTGGATCATGGCCGGGCCGTCGCTCACCTTAATATCCGCTACAGATGACAATGGGATAGGTCCATAACCCGGCGTTTGCACGAGGGTACGTTTAATTTCATCGAGGTTGCTGCGATAGTCTTGCGCCAGCCTCACATTTACACTGAAGCGTCTGCGGCCTTCAATAGTCCTGGTCAGGTTCATCCCGCCAAGGGCACTTTCAATTACCTCGTTTACATCGTCTACATTTAAACCGTAGCGGCCAATGGCATCTTTGTTAATCCGGATATCCAGGTATTTGCCGCCCGTTATCGGATCCACATACAAATCCTTTACGCCATCAATGCCTTGCAGGGCTTGCTTCATCTGGTTAGATAAAGCATATATCGTGTCGAGATTTTGCCCATACACCTTGAGGCCTACATCGGTACGAATGCCCGTTGACAGCATGTTGATGCGGTTAATAATGGGCTGTGTCCAGCCATTGACTACGCCGGGTATTTGTAGTTTGGCATTCAACTCGTTAATAATATCTTCTTTTTTTAAGCCTTTGCGCCATTCATTCGTCGGTTTTAAAAGAATGATGGTTTCTACCATGCTGATGGGGGAGTTATCGGTAGCGGTATTGGCACGGCCAGCCTTCCCTAACACATTCCTCACCTCGGGCACGCTTTTGATGATCCTGTCCTGAACTTGCAGCAGTTGCTTGGCTTCCGAATTTGATATATCCGGTAAGGTAACCGGCATAAATAGAATGGTGCCTTCATCCAGTGGGGGCATAAACTCGCTGCCGAGGCTCAACAATAGTGGCACACTGATCAGCAAAGCCACAATATTGATCCCGATAACCGTTTTTCGCCAGTTAACACACCAGGCCAGCACCGGGCGATACCAGCTCTCCAACGTCCGGTTAATGGGGTTATGGTCGTCGGTACGCAATTGGCCTTTTAAAAAGAACGAGATGAGCACCGGGGCGAGCGTTACGGCCAGTATGGCATCAATGGCCAGTATAAATGTTTTTGTCCAGGCCAGCGGACCGAACAATTTACCTTCCTGGCCTTCCAGAAGAAATACGGGCAGAAACGAAGCCACGATAATAAGTGTGGAAAAAAATACGCCGCGGCCCACCTGCTTGCAGGATGATTCAATAATTTTTATTCTTTCTGCGGTGGTCATGATACTTCTTTTTGTTGTGCGATGGATAAATTGCGGTGCGAGTTCTCAACCATCACAATCCCGTTGTCTACTATCACGCCGATAGCTAAAGCGATACCCGTTAACGACATGATATTGGAGCTGATGCCAAATGCGTTGAGCAGGATAAAACTGGTAGCAATGGTAATAGGGATTTGAATGATGATGCTCAGGGCACTGCGCCAACTGAACAGAAACAGGATAACGATAATGGAAACGGTAATCATCTCCTCAATAAGCGTATGCTTTACCGATTTAACCGCGTTCTCAATCAGTTCGCTCCGGTCATAAGCTATTTTAAAGCTTACACCGGCAGGCAGGCCTTTTTGGATGTCGTTCATTTTATCCTTTACGGCATGGATCACCTTGTCGGCATTTTCGCCGTAGCGCATCACTACAATACCGCCAACGGCTTCGCCCTCGCCATTCTGGTCGAATATGCCTAAGCGCTCGTCGCCACCCATTTGTACGGTGGCCACATCTTTTATTTTAACGGGCACGGTATTAATTACGCCAACTGGGATATTCTCCACATCAGTCAGGCTTTTGATATATCCCAGGCCGCGCACAATATAACCGGTGCCGTTCATCTCAAATTTGCGGCCGCCTACATCGTTATTATTGCTTTTAACGGCTTTAAGCACCTGCGACAAGGGAATGTTATAGTAGTTTAGCTTATGAGGGTCGATGGTAACCTGGTACTGTTTCTCAAAGCCGCCAAAGGAGGCTACCTCGCTCACACCGGCAACGGTTTGCAGGCCAAGTTTAACATACCAGTCTTGCAGGGCACGTTGTTCGCCAAGGTCAATGCCTTTGGCATCGAGCGTGTACCACAATATATGGCCCACGCCTGTACCATCGGGGCCCAATGTTGGCGTAATTCCTGCTGGCAGCAAGCGTTGCGCATAGTTTAAGCGTTCAAGCACCCGGCTGCGCGCCCAGTATACATCTGCCTTATCATCAAATACAATATATACAAAGCTCATTCCGAACATGGATGTAGCCCTGATTGATCGTACTTTGGGGATACCTTGCAAGTTACTTACCAAAGGATAAGTTACCTGGTCTTCCATAATTTGAGGGCTGCGGCCTTCCCATTCTGTAAATACGATCACCTGGTTATCGGATAGGTCGGGGATGGCGTCGATGGGGTTTTCTTTCACCGCGTAAACTCCCCAGGCAAAAAGGCTCAGGGCGATGAGCAAAACGATGTACCTGTTTTTTAACGACAGGGTAATAAGTTGATTAATCATCTCGGTTTTAATAAACCCGGAGCGTATTGCTCCGGGTATTTTAATCAATTGCAGATGCTGTTAGTGGGATAGCAGGATGATGTCATGGTATTTACGACAGCAGAGAAACCTAATGATTTTCCTGCTTCATGCATCTCACTTCTTGCTTCTCCCTAACTACATCACCATTTTTTCAGCTTTCTTTTTGGTAGCTTCCTTTTTAACCAGGGTCATGCCGCATTTAGGGCATTTACCAGGTTCATCGCTAAGCACTTCGGGGTGCATAGTGCAAGTATATTGCACCTTGGCAGGTTTCACTTTTTTACTTTTGGTAGTGTCTGACACCGTAGTAGGATTAGTAGTTGCAAAAACACTCGCAACCGAAAACAGGATGGCTGTTGCCATCAGCATTACTTTTTTCATGATTTTTTTTAATTAAAAATTGATTAATGGCATTATGCTGTCGTAAGCACAATACATGGGTTATTAAACTAAGATGATTGATTTTAAGTTGAAATAATAGCCATTTTCACAGACCGTGAAAGCTATAAAGGAGAGTGCAGAATCAGATTCTGTAAGTACAGTTAAGGGTATAAATAGGAATATCGGGCAGGGGAGGAGGCGCATTGCCCCGATATTGGATAGTTAATGCCCTTTCGTTAAACGCAATGGGTTCCCACTGCGGAAAAGATGGCAAAATGGCGTGTAAAACCGGGCTTAATGTAAAATGCTCCGAACTAACGTAGCTATCTTTAAGCTTAAAATTCTGTTTTTCGTTTTTGCAGCAGCTTTCCTTTTTAGGGGCTTCCTTTTCGGTGTTATCCGTAGCCCCATAAATCAGCGTAACCGCGGCCAGTTTACCGCAGCAATAAAAACGGTTTACCCCGATACCCACGCAGGATATAAGATAGACGGCCGTTAGTATGATGAGCGATATGCGTTTCACGATGTAAAGTTAACTATTTTGTAATTAATAAACTAAACTTTAACTTTTAATAAGCTTGCATTAATAGCCACAACCACGGTACTCACTGTCATTAATACAGCACCCGCCGCCGGGCTCAGTAAAATTCCCTGGTGATACAATACGCCTGCTGCTAAAGGCAGGGCGATGACGTTGTAGCCGGTTGCCCAGGCCAGGTTCTGGATCATTTTTTTGTAGGTAGCCTTGCCAAAAAGGATAAGGTTAACAATATCTTTAGGGTTGCTGTTTACCAGCACTATCCCCGCGGTTTCTGCGGCAATGTCACTTCCAGATCCCACAGCAATTCCAATATCGGCCTGCGCCAGTGCGGGCGCGTCGTTTACACCGTCTCCGGTCATGGCAACAAATTCACCATGGGCTTGTAACTCTTTAATTTTTTCCAGCTTTTGGTGCGGTAGCACTTCGGCAATAAAGCTTTCCATACCTAAAGTTTTGCTTACACTTTCTGCAACCTTGGCATTGTCGCCGGTAAGGAGTATAGACTTGATGTGATTTTCGCTTAAAGTTTGAATGGCACCTGCCGACTCCGGCCTGATTTGGTCTGACAGGGCGATGTATCCTGCCAGTTGATTGTCAATAATTACAAAAACGACGGTTTCCGTTTCATCTGATTGATAACTATCGGGCACATTTAAATTGTTCTCTTTTAAATAACCGGGGCTCACCACCCTTACTTCTTTACCCTCAACGGTTGCCTCAACTCCTTGTCCAGTAAGCGCCTTGAAATTTTCGGCCGTTGGAATCGCTATATTTAACTCCTTAACTTTTTGAAGGATGCCCGTCGCGATGGGATGTTCCGATTTTTGTTCCAGGGCCGATGATATTCGAAGAATTTCTTTATCGTCGACATCGCTGTGCAGCGATATTATTTTTGAAACTTCAAATTTACCAATGGTAAGGGTGCCTGTTTTATCAAAAACTACTGTGGTTATCTTTCTTGAGTTTTCAAACGCTGTTCTGTTTTTAATAAGCAAACCATGTTTGGCAGATAAGGCGGTTGACTTTGCCACCACCAACGGTACGGCCAGGCCAAGGGCATGCGGACAACAAATTACAATAACGGTTACCATCCGCTCCATCGCGAAAGCAAAAGTTTGGCCAGTTAAATACCAGTATAAAAAAGTGGCAATACCGGTTAGCAAAGCAATTATGGTTAGCCATTTGGCAGCTCTGTCGGCTAAAAGTTGGGTTTGCGATTTTGACTTTTGAGCATCATCAACTAATTTAACCACCTGCGAGAGATAGGAATCCTTGGCCGAATGGCTGACCTTGACATTAAAAGATCCGTTGCCGTTGATGGAGCCTGCAATTACTTTATCGCCTTTTGTCTTTTTTACCGGCGTGGATTCGCCTGTAAGCATACTCTCGTTTAAATAGCTTTCGCCATCCACAATAACTCCATCAGCAGCCACCTTTTCACCGGGCTTGGTTAAAATAACGTCATCAACTTTTAAGGTATCCGTTTTTACATCGTGTGTAACATTGTTAGTTACTAAATGAGCATCCGATGGCATCAACTGTACCAGCAAATCCAATTCCTTCGATGCTCCCGCAACCGACTTCATCTCTATCCAGTGCCCCAAAAGCATAATGAGGATCAATGTATCCAGTTCCCAGAAGAAATCCATTCCTTGCAATCCGAAAACAATTGCAGCGCTATAAGCATATGCTACCGTGATGGCAAAGCCAATCAGGAACATCATCCCCGGATTTTTAGCTTTGATCTCATCCAGCCAGCCTGTTAGAAACGGCCAACCGCCGTAAACAAAAACAACCGAGGATAGGGCAAATAAAATATAGGATGAACCGGTAAATTGCCAGCTTACACCCATGAAATGCTGTATCATGGGGGATAGTAGCATAATTGGAACGGTAAGCGCCAGTACTACATAAAATCGTTTCTTAAAATCAGCAATCATCATGGCATGATGATTATGCCCGCCCATGTCCATTTTGGAACTATGGCCGTGCATCATTGCGCCGTGATCCATACCGGTGGGCGGGTTGTGCCCGGTATGCTGATGGGGAGTTGATGGCGCGTTGCTCATAGTTATTTTACACTTTTTTTATCGGTTTGTTTTTAGCTAAAGATGTTTTTCTTTTCGTCGATCCAATCATTTAATCAGGCAAAGCCAATATTCACGCCAACAATGTATTAACATTCTTGAGCCTGATAATCAAATATGATCATTATCAATGGCCGACAGAATGATCATGATCACTTTCTGAGCTGACAACGGTTGGGATAAACTAAATAGCCGGAAGAAGTACAGCGGCAATTGGGGAGTTATTTTAATTTCCGGACAGGAGCAAACAGGGGTTTAATTTAATGACGAATTAATAAACCCGGAAACTAAAAGTGTAAATTTGAAGATGAATGTTTTTGTGACGAGGTTACTTCCGGCTGAAGGATTAACTATACTACAAGCCGCAGGGTGTAACGTTAGGCAGCATGAGGAAAAGCGCGAACTTTCAAAACAGGAGCTGATTGATATATGCCAGCATCAGGATGTTTTACTGAGCACCGGGCCAATTAAGCTTGATGCCGATTTTTTTAAAAATTGCAGCCATCTTAAAGGGGTAGCTTTAATGAGCGTTGGATATGATAACGTGGATATGGCAGCTGCCACGCATTATGGTATCCCGGTTAGCAATACGCCCGATGTATTGAGCCGCGCCACTGCCGATACCGCTTTTTTGTTAATACTGGCGGTATCGAGAAATGCTTTTTTTATGAGCCGGAGCATAGCTAAAGGGGATTGGGTTTTTTACGACCCGACGGCCAATCTCGGCATAGAACTTTATGGCAAAACCATAGGCATTTTTGGTATGGGTAGGATAGGAGCAGAACTGGCCGCCAAGTGCAAGGCCGTATACCAAATGAATGTTATTTACCATAACCGCAAGCCCAATGTACACCTGGAAAGTGAACTTGGGGCCAGGTATGTATCTTTTAATGAGCTTTTAAAACAGAGTGATGTTTTATCCGTTCACGCCAATTTATCAACGGAAACCGAGGGCCTGTTTAACCACGCTGTATTTAAAAAGATGAAGCCATCGGCCATATTTATCAATACAGCCAGAGGAGGCATTCATAACGAAGCAGATTTAACCGAAGCCTTGAAAAACAACGTGATATGGGGTGCAGGCCTGGATGTTACCCAGCCAGAACCTATGCAAAGTAATAATGCTTTATTGAGCATGCCACGTGTTTGTGTTTTACCGCACATTGGTTCTGCAACCGTAGAAACGAGGGGCAAGATGGCTGTTATGGCAGCAGAAAACGCAATTGCGGCATTACAAAACCGCCGAATGCCCCAGGTGCTCAACCCAATTATATACAAACAGTAGTGATCGTGATTAAGCTAAGCCGGTTATTTCGCGATAAATTAGAAGGTTAATCTATTGAATAACCTTTACCGGTTTTTTATGTTCGTCGATAGCCACAAAAGTAAAGTCGCCATGTACAGCTAAATCACGCCCTTCGGCATACATTTGCTCCACGTATATTTCTACGCCTACTTTTAAACTGGTATTGCCTACGTGGATAACCCGGCCAACCAACTCAACAATAGTACCCGCCGGAATTGATTTTTTAAAATCTATCCTGTTACTGCTTACTGTAACCATAATCTGCCTGCTAAAGCGTGTTGCCGCTATAAAAGCTACTTCATCCATCATTTGCATGGCCACGCCGCCAAACAGTGTATCATAATGGTTGGTGGTATTAGGAAATACCGTTTTAAAAATCCTCGTTTCCGACTGGTCAATTCTTTCTTCTAAAGTCATTGTTTTTTAGTTGGTGCAAGTATAACACGCATTTTCCGTTTTATAGCTACCTAATTAATTGCAACGTTATATTATAGGGCCTATTTGTAGCTTTCAGGGTAACGGGGCAGCTCCCAAACCAGGAAATGGGATTTTAGTGCGTTGTTTCAAGTGAATCGATACGGTTTACTGATCTGCCAGTAAAATAATCGAGAGTCTGAAGATTATGAAAAGTAGTGTCATCTGTCGATCTAAAGAACATTTACGCACAATAGCAATCAGATCACGGCAGAATTAATTGCCATTAACGTACATGTATTTAAAATTATAGATGATCTCAATGAAATTTTTAGTAAAATCCTGGCCTATGTTGCCGTAGAATTTTTCATTAGGGACTATTTTTTGCTGGAGCACATCAACGCCATTCATAGTTACGGTTTTGTTACCCAGTGTAAGGTTTATTTGGGGTAGAACGTATACTTCCTTTTTTTGTGAACCACCTGCTCCGAAAAAACCGACCGTTTTCTTTTTGGCAGATTTTATAATGTCCGTTTTATATTTGTTGAAATAAGACACATAAAACAATGACGAGCTGGCACCGGTATCAAAGTGAAAGGCAAGCGTATCATTGCCTTTTTTCAAGGCGACGATCGGATCGAGGCCATCCAGCGCAAAATTATGCAGGTTGCCTTTTGTGGGTATTAGCGGAATCGTCATTTTGCCATTATTATAAATATGCACTTCACCAAATTGCTCAATCACCGGGTAACCAATGATTATGTTTAACTGAAATTTGGCTGCTGAAATATACAATACCGAGTCCGGCATTATTTCAAACACTACATTCTTTATCAGTATACCGCCAATGTCAATACTGTCGGCAACGCCCTCAGTGGTTTTAAACTTTAATCCGGTTTCACCGCTGCTTTCATCGAAAGAAACATTCAACATATGCAGGCCTAACTTTTTAGCGTAGGTTTTCGTTATCGCTGATATATTGGCCCGGGTATCAAATACGGCATTATAAACAATGGAGGAACATTTTACAGGGATCTCGATCAGACCAAGTTTATTGTGCGACCATGATAACAAGGTGTTTCTTTTAATGATGGATTGCTGGCGGGGAGTATCTTTTAGCGCATTCCGAATTAAAATCTGCTTTTTAAGATCCTCAATAACATCTTTAGATAAAGATTTTGAATACAGTTTTAGTGTAGTGCTATCTGTTTGCGCCGCTTTAGCGTACTGATAGGTTTTGAAATAGCTATCACTTTGTAAACGCCTCATATTGACCTTAACAGAATCTGGGAGCTGATCGGAGAAGTTTATTAAAAGGCGGTTCACATCATTAATACAATCGATATTACGGTTAAATACATTATCGATAATTGATGAGTAATACAAATTCTTCTCCTCATCCAGACTATCTTTATATAATTTTGTCTGGGCTTCCAATTTAAAGTACTCTTTGTTATCCAGCAAGTTTTGAAGCTTTTTGGCAGCAGCAGCGCTTAGTGAAGGTTTATGATTATAGGCAGCTAATGTTACCAGTAACAATAAAATTGATAAAGTAGCTTTCATATATTCTATTTAAAAATTTGAATATTGTTGTAAAATGCCGGTGCGAGAAAAAGTTTAAATGTTAAAGTGCATTTTATTTAAACCATTCTGAATATTTTGTTTCTTCAGGCACATCGGTAGGGCTTGCAAATTCCAACCGGTAACCATCGGGATCTTTCAATCCTACTACCCACAGGCCATTACCCACAAATGGATCGGATATGGTCAGGCCTTTTACGCTGAACTCGCGATACAGCGCCAGTGCGTCTGCGCATTGGTAAGCGATGGTTACGCCGCCTCCCAGTGACCCTGATTGCTCCGTATTTGGTTTGCGTGGTTCTTGCAGCATAACTGCTACTGTGTCTCGCTCAAGCCAGCACCATTCTATCTTTCCCCTCGGTGTCCATTGATTGATGAGTTTAAATCCAAGTCCCTCTTTGTAAAATAGCAGGGATGCTTCCATATTGGCCACC
Proteins encoded in this window:
- a CDS encoding copper-translocating P-type ATPase, yielding MSNAPSTPHQHTGHNPPTGMDHGAMMHGHSSKMDMGGHNHHAMMIADFKKRFYVVLALTVPIMLLSPMIQHFMGVSWQFTGSSYILFALSSVVFVYGGWPFLTGWLDEIKAKNPGMMFLIGFAITVAYAYSAAIVFGLQGMDFFWELDTLILIMLLGHWIEMKSVAGASKELDLLVQLMPSDAHLVTNNVTHDVKTDTLKVDDVILTKPGEKVAADGVIVDGESYLNESMLTGESTPVKKTKGDKVIAGSINGNGSFNVKVSHSAKDSYLSQVVKLVDDAQKSKSQTQLLADRAAKWLTIIALLTGIATFLYWYLTGQTFAFAMERMVTVIVICCPHALGLAVPLVVAKSTALSAKHGLLIKNRTAFENSRKITTVVFDKTGTLTIGKFEVSKIISLHSDVDDKEILRISSALEQKSEHPIATGILQKVKELNIAIPTAENFKALTGQGVEATVEGKEVRVVSPGYLKENNLNVPDSYQSDETETVVFVIIDNQLAGYIALSDQIRPESAGAIQTLSENHIKSILLTGDNAKVAESVSKTLGMESFIAEVLPHQKLEKIKELQAHGEFVAMTGDGVNDAPALAQADIGIAVGSGSDIAAETAGIVLVNSNPKDIVNLILFGKATYKKMIQNLAWATGYNVIALPLAAGVLYHQGILLSPAAGAVLMTVSTVVVAINASLLKVKV
- a CDS encoding 2-hydroxyacid dehydrogenase, translated to MNVFVTRLLPAEGLTILQAAGCNVRQHEEKRELSKQELIDICQHQDVLLSTGPIKLDADFFKNCSHLKGVALMSVGYDNVDMAAATHYGIPVSNTPDVLSRATADTAFLLILAVSRNAFFMSRSIAKGDWVFYDPTANLGIELYGKTIGIFGMGRIGAELAAKCKAVYQMNVIYHNRKPNVHLESELGARYVSFNELLKQSDVLSVHANLSTETEGLFNHAVFKKMKPSAIFINTARGGIHNEADLTEALKNNVIWGAGLDVTQPEPMQSNNALLSMPRVCVLPHIGSATVETRGKMAVMAAENAIAALQNRRMPQVLNPIIYKQ
- a CDS encoding acyl-CoA thioesterase; the encoded protein is MTLEERIDQSETRIFKTVFPNTTNHYDTLFGGVAMQMMDEVAFIAATRFSRQIMVTVSSNRIDFKKSIPAGTIVELVGRVIHVGNTSLKVGVEIYVEQMYAEGRDLAVHGDFTFVAIDEHKKPVKVIQ
- a CDS encoding retropepsin-like aspartic protease → MKATLSILLLLVTLAAYNHKPSLSAAAAKKLQNLLDNKEYFKLEAQTKLYKDSLDEEKNLYYSSIIDNVFNRNIDCINDVNRLLINFSDQLPDSVKVNMRRLQSDSYFKTYQYAKAAQTDSTTLKLYSKSLSKDVIEDLKKQILIRNALKDTPRQQSIIKRNTLLSWSHNKLGLIEIPVKCSSIVYNAVFDTRANISAITKTYAKKLGLHMLNVSFDESSGETGLKFKTTEGVADSIDIGGILIKNVVFEIMPDSVLYISAAKFQLNIIIGYPVIEQFGEVHIYNNGKMTIPLIPTKGNLHNFALDGLDPIVALKKGNDTLAFHFDTGASSSLFYVSYFNKYKTDIIKSAKKKTVGFFGAGGSQKKEVYVLPQINLTLGNKTVTMNGVDVLQQKIVPNEKFYGNIGQDFTKNFIEIIYNFKYMYVNGN
- a CDS encoding VOC family protein, with the protein product METKTQNIKLAVPFFMVANMEASLLFYKEGLGFKLINQWTPRGKIEWCWLERDTVAVMLQEPRKPNTEQSGSLGGGVTIAYQCADALALYREFSVKGLTISDPFVGNGLWVVGLKDPDGYRLEFASPTDVPEETKYSEWFK